One part of the Vicia villosa cultivar HV-30 ecotype Madison, WI unplaced genomic scaffold, Vvil1.0 ctg.002522F_1_1, whole genome shotgun sequence genome encodes these proteins:
- the LOC131639051 gene encoding uncharacterized protein LOC131639051 produces the protein MARRGGRNDDAIAEAMGMIAGVLGGNANGAGISANRQLEEFQRNNPLLFKRTHDSEGAQKWLKEIERIFRVIGCAKNLKVRGNFLRRYFPEDVRGKKEIEFLELKQGSMTVPEYASKFVELAKYYAHYTNDEAG, from the exons ATGGCAAGAAGAGGTGggagaaacgatgatgctatcgctgaggctatGGGTATGATTGCTGGCGTGTTGGGAGGAAATGCTAATGGAGCTGGGATTAGTGCGAATAGACAACTGGAAgaattccagaggaacaatcctctgtTGTTCAAACGCACTCATGATTcggaaggtgctcagaagtggttgaaggaaattgaaaggattttTCGAGTTATTGGTTGTGCtaagaacctgaaagtgag AGGGAATTTCTTAAGGagatactttcctgaagatgttcggggaaagAAAGAGATTGAGTTTCTAGAACTAAAGCAAGGTAGTATGACAGTGCCTGAGTATGCTtctaagtttgtggaactggctaAGTACTACGCTCACTATACCAATGATGAAGCTGGATAA